A stretch of Lathyrus oleraceus cultivar Zhongwan6 chromosome 6, CAAS_Psat_ZW6_1.0, whole genome shotgun sequence DNA encodes these proteins:
- the LOC127093625 gene encoding uncharacterized protein LOC127093625 codes for MYLTVLDGSMGYMLGKQDESGKKEHAIYYLSKKFTDCESRYSLLEKTFCALIWAAWRLRQYIVCHSTLMISRMDHIKYIFKNPTVTGRIAWWQMLLTEYDIQYVIQKTIKGNVLADHLTHYLMEDYQPIQFYFPDEDVMAIKDCETPGPDKGPELGSRWKLIFDGASNSEGHGIRVVITSPTCYHIPFTTRLCFTFTNNMVEYEACILIIDEAIDLRIKILEVYKDYDLTINQIKGE; via the coding sequence ATGTATCTAACAGTACTTGACGGTTCAATGGGCTATATGCTAGGGAAACAAGATGAGAGTGGAAAGAAGGAACATGCAATCTACTACCTAAGcaagaaattcaccgattgtgaaTCTCGATATTCACTCTTAGAGAAAACTTTTTGTGCTCTAATATGGGCTGCTTGGCGTCTGAGACAATACATTGTGTGTCATAGTACTCTGATGATATCCAGGATGGACCATATCAAATATATTTTCAAAAATCCGACAGTAACTGGAAGAATAGCCTGGTGGCAGATGTTATTGactgagtatgacatccaatatgtcATACAAAAAACTATCAAAGGAAATGTGTTAGCAGATCACCTCACTCATTATCTAATGGAAGATTATCAACCTATACAGTTTTACTTCCCCGACGAAGATGTTATGGCAATAAAGGATTGTGAGACCCCTGGCCCAGACAAAGGACCTGAACTAGGATCACGATGGAAACTTATATTTGACGGTGCCTCAAACTCAGAAGGACATGGAATTAGGGTTGTCATAACTTCTCCGACATGTTACCATATCCCTTTTACAACTAGGTTATGTTTCACATTCACTAATAACATGGTAGAGTATGAGGCATGCATCCTAATTATCGATGAAGCCATCGACCTAAGAATCAAGATCTTAGAAGTATACAAGGATTATGATCTCACTATCAATCAAATAAAAGGAGAATGA
- the LOC127092037 gene encoding uncharacterized protein LOC127092037 yields the protein MASGFGESTSRSPPSPPYSSNNNNSDAGNFECNICFDLAQDPIITLCGHLFCWPCLYKWLHFHSQSRECPVCKAMVEEEKLVPLYGRGKTSTDPRSKSIPGVNIPHRPAGQRPETAPPPESNPFSQHGFGFAGGLGGLGGFAPAATTRFGNFTFSAGFGGFIPSLFNFQMHGFHGGAMYGGAAGFPYGFSNSFHGGHVHRYPLPTGPGQQDYYLKRLLLIIIFCVVLAFIRQ from the coding sequence ATGGCAAGTGGGTTTGGGGAATCAACAAGCAGGTCACCCCCAAGCCCTCCGTATTCGAGCAACAATAATAACAGTGATGCTGGCAATTTTGAATGCAACATTTGCTTTGACTTAGCACAAGATCCGATAATTACGTTGTGCGGTCATCTTTTCTGCTGGCCTTGTCTTTACAAATGGCTTCACTTTCACTCGCAGTCGCGAGAGTGCCCGGTGTGTAAGGCGATGGTTGAGGAGGAGAAATTGGTTCCTTTGTACGGGAGAGGAAAAACGTCAACTGATCCGAGATCAAAGTCTATTCCTGGTGTTAATATCCCTCATCGTCCTGCCGGACAGAGACCTGAGACTGCTCCTCCACCTGAATCAAATCCTTTTTCTCAACATGGGTTTGGATTCGCAGGAGGGTTGGGGGGATTGGGAGGATTTGCACCTGCAGCAACTACAAGATTTGGAAATTTCACTTTTTCTGCAGGATTCGGTGGTTTTATACCATCTTTATTTAACTTTCAGATGCATGGGTTTCATGGCGGGGCCATGTATGGTGGAGCAGCTGGTTTCCCTTACGGGTTTTCTAATTCATTTCACGGTGGTCATGTTCATAGATATCCTCTGCCCACAGGTCCAGGACAACAAGATTATTATCTGAAGAGGCTGCTGCtgattattattttttgtgtggTACTTGCTTTCATTCGTCAATAG